DNA from Anopheles nili unplaced genomic scaffold, idAnoNiliSN_F5_01 U_low_cov_81, whole genome shotgun sequence:
CATATAATAACTTCAACATGTTCATGTAGCTTCTAACATGACCCACCCGTATAACGCTAACGCACAGAAGGAAAACGTACGAGCATCAACTGCCTAGTCTCACTCGAGCAAATCAATATAGTAGTGCAAAGTGAATCACGGGCAAAACtgttaacaccttgcgtgccatgtTAGTCAAAAATGACTGACGGAAAATTTACTAGAATGCCTTGTCACCCATATTTAGGTGACGTTAAATAcgctttattttaaaatgcaatttttgaatatttagaacagctattattcctacttatcacatttatgaccaaacagaaatatgaacgaggctctgacgtatcagcaagaatcgcttgaatcgtggcattttgtgcactttcctaaaaaaacgcttggcacgcaaggtgttaaggGGGGAAAGTAATCTTTTAGTGTAGTAAGAGTCACCTTGTTAACATCTTGCGTGCCATGTTAGTCAAAAATGACTAACGGAAAATTTGCTAGAATGCCTTGTCACCCATATTTAGGAGACGGTAAAAacgtttcattttaaaatgcaatttttgaatatttagaacagctattattctcacttatctcatttatgaccaaacagaaatatgAATGAACtcaaaaaaatccaaaaattcATCTCAAACGTGAAAGAATCATCAGAACGtaaagaattagagccggtgcaaccgtggctctgacgtatgagcaagagacgcttgaatcgtgacattttgtgcattttcctaaaaaacgcttggcactcaaggtgttaagaAGACTTTCAAAGGATGAATGACAGTTTAAGAGTTAGTATGGTTTTTGAAAGGGAAAGGCACTCTCTggtaagaagaagaagaattgTTAAAACTGGTTTGACATTAGTTGAATCGCAATAAATGTGTCGAAAAAGTATGTGCTGACTTTGCTTTGTGATCGTGTTTCAACTTTAAAGTACAAAAGAAAtttgagatttatttttttctattctgaACAATAATATTGATTTACTTAAATGGAGCTATTTAGATATAAGATAGTGTTAGTTTAATTGCCATTTATTGGTAgtgtgtacatttttttcaattatcttTTGTTACCAGCTGAAGAAAATCTAAACTGTACTATCTGTATGGGATGTTACTGTGAGCTGTAAGAGTTTGTGAAAATATGATCTGATGAAaagataaaatatattatttatttctgaTGTTTCAGTAAAATATAGGAGTCATCAAAAAGATGAGCTGGTTTGATACTTCGGGAATAGCGATCTTAGCCAAAAATGCACTTAAAGAAGctcaaaaacaaattgataaAGCACTTGATATAAAAGATGACGAAGAAGCAACGGATTTGGATGCGAATAGAAGCAGTGACAAAAACACCAGTATCACACAATTGACCGGTCCCCGTCACACTGATCGATTTACTCACCTATTTTATAAAACATCTACTATACCGAAATCAGCGGCAATTGTCgatagtgtttttttatcatcaaaaGATGGCAAGTATTTTAACCGATGCTAGCAACCAGAAAATACTGGTAGTTTATGGGAAACCTTTACAGGATCTTTTTTCGACCAATCGCCACATGTTGGTATTGTTACCATCACTAAATCATCAGATCGTTTGCAACgtaaatgtttaattgaaGCATATCAGAAGGATGACTCAAGCTCCCCGTTGACTGAGTCGATAGAGGTGATAACACCAGCTACTATTCCTGGCACTGCTTTAACTTCATCATGTCAACCGTCCTCAAATATGAACATGATACATGGTAATAGAAATTCAGAATCAGTTAATTCGATTTGCAACATTGAAACTAAATCAGGTTTTATAACAATTCAAACAATCATTACATTAAACCGTATTGCATTagcaggtgcaggtggtgataaaaattaTCCAGTTTTACCAGAGCATCTCGGTGTGAATAATGAAGAAAACTGCGTAAATGATGATCCTATTTCTTACACACTCTCAGAACAACCAAGTATTGTTGTGGAAACAGCTAGATGTTTATCACCTATTACTGTTGCACCCAGTAGGAGTAGTCATCACATTTCTCATGCTCCAAATTCATCAACGAAAGGTAATTTAAAGAATTATCAAGAGTATTCGattgataaattgaatttaggAGTGCAGGCATTGAATGACAATACCATTTTGGATAAAAATTATGAACACATAGAAATTCATATGCAAACATCTGAGTTGACACATAGTTTCGAAGAGGtccataaaaacaaaatccataCAAATATTTTTGGTGGCACAAAAGCGCAGTGCCGGGAAAACTTATTCTATTTTACCGATGCAAATAGTCAATGCGCTATTCCAGAAATTTGTAACAActcttttcaaaatttaatcGATGATGAGATTGAAACAACTACATCTTCTGATATTGAAATCATCTCTAGCCCAAACGGGGGTGATTCTAGTAGTACACACAGTGGTGTTTTTCATGCAAGTCCTCACAAGATTGCCGAAGGAAAAGGTGAAAACATTGATTTGTTGCTGTCAAAAAAACATCGTCGCCACATACGTGAACCATCCGAAATTTCAATAATAAGTGGTAATAGCGATGAATCTGAACAGTTATCAGAAGTAGATCTTTTAATGCGACGGTTTGTCGAGGTGTCAGAATCACTCGAACAACGCGAATATCGCTTGGTTGAACTAGGTCGAAAAAACGCGGAATTGAATGAACAAAATGCCCAGTTATTAACACTATTGGAGAGTAAAGGAATGAGTGACGTCTCATCCGATCCAGATGGATATATGCATCGTC
Protein-coding regions in this window:
- the LOC128730114 gene encoding uncharacterized protein LOC128730114, which codes for MSWFDTSGIAILAKNALKEAQKQIDKALDIKDDEEATDLDANRSSDKNTTYQKDDSSSPLTESIEVITPATIPGTALTSSCQPSSNMNMIHGNRNSESVNSICNIETKSGFITIQTIITLNLLPEHLGVNNEENCVNDDPISYTLSEQPSIVVETARCLSPITVAPSRSSHHISHAPNSSTKGNLKNYQEYSIDKLNLGVQALNDNTILDKNYEHIEIHMQTSELTHSFEEVHKNKIHTNIFGGTKAQCRENLFYFTDANSQCAIPEICNNSFQNLIDDEIETTTSSDIEIISSPNGGDSSSTHSGVFHASPHKIAEGKGENIDLLLSKKHRRHIREPSEISIISGNSDESEQLSEVDLLMRRFVEVSESLEQREYRLVELGRKNAELNEQNAQLLTLLESKGMSDVSSDPDGYMHRLSALERKFQLSIREKEQLKSDIDTLRVEAQQTIARNEVEKVLMERDAMITELRTEGEILSKQVLQHSNIIKKLRSTEKENDVLIRKQRDELIKLVEEAERLKRSLSAKEEVERSQIDAVHKLTSEKKKLECDCTTLNGYLDDQVQKYETLRKSFDFARKEFNDRSDLIQDIQKQLNVLKSVEADFEMVKAKNCHLTEQLEYVREQFHRTGLDYEQRLIKTKNEHTELLYRLEAAETRLEEEKNASVLLTIPLMKQIESIQNTMRYKEHAWEQQDSTFYQQLADMLTRVELLSEKEQIQRDNLSTMHQRIVNLESRLVN